One genomic region from Sulfuriflexus mobilis encodes:
- a CDS encoding DUF4124 domain-containing protein encodes MKKLLLILLLLGLAAAVFFYLNPALRREATDLLKSSGLQPASMAVYKWRDTAGQWQYTQAPPPEGTPFERVEARSDVNVLPVPDELKNK; translated from the coding sequence ATGAAAAAACTCCTTCTCATCCTGCTCTTACTCGGTCTTGCCGCCGCGGTGTTTTTTTACCTGAATCCAGCGTTGCGCCGCGAGGCCACCGACTTGCTGAAATCCTCGGGCCTGCAGCCGGCCTCGATGGCGGTGTATAAATGGCGTGATACCGCTGGCCAGTGGCAGTACACCCAGGCCCCGCCCCCCGAGGGCACGCCGTTTGAGCGCGTGGAGGCGCGCAGTGATGTGAATGTATTGCCTGTGCCGGATGAGTTGAAGAATAAGTAG
- a CDS encoding TolC family protein: protein MSRTSLYSRCVLVALAGIATLASAEDETLTMPETITLEFALQQADSSHPELEQARAAIDLAESERLNAEALTGTNVSIDARVRYVEPSTSAADQSHDDSSISLLASKNLYDFGRSAAAEQAAAAVIQGEQKNLIDARNQRRLEIMQRYFDTLLADLEYLRDNEDMATAFIRFDKARDRREVGQLSDIEVLDAQNGYEQVRLRRYRSEASQRSTRARLAFAMNLPNQLPATLQAPELASLQRELPDIELLQEQARKNNPLLHAAKARIQAAQARVDEAHATYNPVLSGEFEASEYNRTFGSRDDVRVGLRLNIPLLSGGSDKALVAQQRAKLRLARASLTEQQWILEQAVLDTWLELGSLKAQMDQATAQLNYRELYLDQRRALYELETEANLGDAMVQISEAQRYMAETRFKTAMAWARLDALLGKPVYAQAPVATGEGKQ, encoded by the coding sequence ATGTCACGTACTTCACTGTATAGCCGGTGTGTGTTGGTAGCGCTAGCTGGCATCGCTACACTGGCCAGCGCCGAAGATGAAACCCTCACCATGCCGGAAACGATTACGCTGGAGTTTGCCCTGCAACAGGCAGACAGCAGCCACCCGGAACTCGAACAGGCGCGTGCGGCGATCGACCTGGCCGAATCAGAACGTCTGAATGCCGAGGCCCTGACCGGCACGAATGTCTCTATCGACGCGCGCGTCCGTTACGTCGAGCCGAGCACCAGTGCTGCGGACCAGAGTCACGATGACAGCAGCATCAGCCTGCTGGCGAGTAAAAACCTCTACGACTTTGGCCGTAGCGCCGCTGCCGAACAGGCCGCCGCCGCCGTCATACAGGGAGAACAAAAAAACCTCATTGATGCGCGCAACCAGCGGCGTCTGGAAATCATGCAGCGCTATTTCGATACCTTGCTGGCGGACCTCGAGTACCTGCGTGATAACGAGGATATGGCCACGGCCTTTATCCGTTTCGACAAGGCGCGTGATCGCCGCGAAGTAGGGCAGCTCTCCGACATAGAAGTACTCGATGCACAAAACGGTTACGAACAGGTACGTCTGCGGCGCTATCGTAGTGAGGCCAGCCAGCGCAGTACCCGGGCACGCCTGGCATTTGCCATGAACCTCCCCAACCAGTTACCCGCCACCCTGCAAGCCCCCGAGCTGGCATCCTTGCAACGTGAGCTCCCGGATATTGAGCTATTGCAGGAGCAGGCCAGAAAGAATAATCCCCTCCTGCATGCCGCCAAGGCGCGCATACAGGCCGCACAGGCCCGTGTTGATGAGGCGCATGCTACGTATAACCCGGTTCTGAGTGGAGAGTTCGAGGCCAGTGAATACAATCGTACCTTTGGTTCGCGCGACGATGTGCGCGTGGGTCTGCGCCTGAATATCCCGCTTTTATCCGGTGGCAGCGACAAGGCACTGGTTGCCCAACAGCGGGCAAAGTTACGTCTGGCACGGGCAAGCCTCACTGAGCAACAATGGATACTGGAGCAGGCTGTGCTGGATACCTGGCTGGAACTGGGTTCATTAAAGGCGCAAATGGATCAGGCCACCGCACAGTTGAATTACCGCGAGTTATACCTGGACCAACGCCGGGCGCTCTATGAACTGGAGACCGAGGCCAATCTCGGTGATGCCATGGTGCAGATTTCAGAGGCACAGCGTTACATGGCCGAAACCCGATTTAAAACCGCGATGGCATGGGCGCGTCTTGATGCCTTGCTGGGTAAACCCGTCTATGCACAGGCACCGGTTGCGACCGGGGAGGGCAAACAATAA
- a CDS encoding acylphosphatase has translation MKPCVHCIVSGHVQGVFYRAATQEQALSLGLKGWVRNLADGRVELKACGPAQQLQQLQDWLWQGPPHAQVNDVVCEEVEALEVSTTFEVRV, from the coding sequence ATGAAGCCGTGTGTCCACTGTATCGTGAGTGGGCATGTGCAAGGGGTGTTTTACCGTGCCGCCACCCAGGAACAGGCACTGAGCCTGGGCCTTAAGGGCTGGGTAAGAAACTTGGCCGATGGCCGGGTCGAACTCAAGGCCTGTGGTCCGGCACAACAACTGCAACAACTTCAGGACTGGCTCTGGCAAGGTCCGCCGCATGCGCAGGTTAACGACGTGGTGTGCGAAGAAGTAGAGGCGCTTGAAGTCAGCACGACATTCGAAGTGCGAGTTTAA
- a CDS encoding ParA family protein, whose amino-acid sequence MRRILITNAKGGCGKSTLATNLASAYASKGYRTALFDYDEQLSSLRWLRQREKTNHPPIHGINASHNPAQNVTRSWLLRVPDNTERAIIDTPAGLKVADLLQQLQAVDDILVPVLPSPIDIQTTADFIRDLLLIGKVRERGIRLGIVANRVRINTLSFRALERFLKSLDIPVIARLRDTQNYTRAAEQGCGIQEIKSSSNKADILQWDALTDWIEAEATFQEQQKHA is encoded by the coding sequence ATGCGTCGTATTCTCATCACCAATGCAAAAGGCGGGTGTGGCAAGAGTACACTTGCTACCAATCTCGCCAGTGCCTATGCCTCAAAGGGCTATCGCACCGCGCTGTTCGACTACGATGAACAGCTCTCCAGTCTACGCTGGTTACGCCAACGTGAAAAAACCAACCATCCCCCTATCCACGGCATTAATGCCTCGCACAACCCTGCGCAGAACGTTACCCGCTCGTGGTTGCTGCGTGTACCGGACAATACCGAACGGGCGATCATTGATACCCCGGCGGGGCTGAAGGTGGCTGACCTACTGCAACAACTGCAGGCAGTCGACGACATCCTCGTGCCGGTACTGCCCTCGCCTATCGATATTCAAACCACGGCAGATTTTATTCGCGACTTGTTACTGATTGGAAAAGTCCGCGAACGAGGCATCCGCCTCGGGATTGTTGCCAACCGTGTGCGCATTAACACCCTTTCCTTCCGCGCGCTGGAACGCTTCCTGAAAAGCCTCGATATCCCCGTTATCGCTCGACTGCGCGACACACAAAACTACACCCGCGCTGCCGAACAGGGTTGCGGCATTCAGGAGATCAAATCTTCGAGTAACAAGGCCGATATTCTACAGTGGGATGCCCTGACCGACTGGATTGAGGCCGAAGCCACGTTTCAGGAACAACAAAAACACGCCTGA
- a CDS encoding proline--tRNA ligase, whose translation MRTSRFLLATVKETPADAEVISHQLMLRAGLIRKMAAGLYNWLPMGLRVLRKVEAIIREEMDRAGAQELLMPVVQPAELWQESGRWEQYGPELLRIHDRHSREFCLGPTHEEVITDLIRRELRSYKQLPASFYQIQTKFRDEIRPRFGVMRAREFMMKDAYSFHLDQDSLDETYAIMHAAYTRIFSRLGLEFRPVHADTGSIGGAVSHEFHVLAASGEDAIAFSDGSDYAANVELAEAVCMTERPAAMAEMATVETPNQHSIEEVSQFLKVESSQCLKTLIVKGKDDGLVALVLRGDHELNSIKAEKLEGVASPLTMADEEIIHKAIGCKVGSLGPIGLNIPVMVDRAAAALADFVCGANTEGKHLTGVNWVRDLPEPAAIVDIRNVLEGDPSPDGQGTLSIARGIEVGHIFQLGQKYSAAMDANVLDENGKQQTMTMGCYGIGVTRVVAAAIEQNHDDNGIIWPDAIAPFNVALLPMNMHKSQRVREATESLYTQLQAAGFDVLFDDRKERPGVMFADMELVGIPHRIVVGEKGLDAGTLEYKGRRDTDKTEIALDSVIEFLKEKICL comes from the coding sequence ATGCGCACTTCCCGATTCCTGCTCGCCACCGTCAAGGAAACCCCGGCCGATGCCGAGGTGATCAGCCACCAGCTCATGCTCCGCGCCGGGCTTATCCGCAAGATGGCCGCCGGCCTGTATAACTGGCTGCCGATGGGGCTGCGCGTGCTGCGCAAGGTCGAGGCCATTATCCGCGAGGAGATGGACCGCGCCGGGGCGCAGGAACTGCTCATGCCGGTGGTCCAGCCCGCCGAGCTGTGGCAGGAGTCCGGCCGCTGGGAGCAGTATGGCCCGGAGCTGCTGCGCATCCATGACCGCCATAGCCGCGAGTTCTGCCTTGGCCCAACCCACGAGGAGGTTATCACGGATCTTATCCGCCGCGAGCTGCGCAGCTACAAGCAACTGCCGGCCAGCTTCTACCAGATCCAGACCAAGTTCCGCGACGAGATCCGGCCGCGCTTCGGTGTCATGCGCGCCCGCGAGTTCATGATGAAGGATGCCTATTCCTTTCACCTCGATCAGGACTCGCTCGACGAGACCTACGCCATCATGCACGCGGCCTACACGCGCATCTTCAGCCGCCTCGGCCTCGAGTTCCGTCCCGTGCATGCCGATACCGGCAGCATCGGCGGCGCCGTCTCGCACGAGTTCCACGTGCTCGCCGCCTCCGGTGAAGATGCCATCGCCTTCAGTGACGGCAGCGACTACGCCGCCAATGTCGAGCTGGCCGAGGCCGTGTGCATGACCGAACGCCCTGCCGCTATGGCCGAGATGGCCACGGTGGAGACACCCAACCAGCACAGCATTGAGGAGGTCAGCCAGTTCCTCAAGGTGGAGAGTTCGCAATGCCTGAAGACCCTGATTGTTAAGGGTAAGGACGATGGCCTGGTGGCCCTGGTGCTACGTGGTGACCACGAACTGAACAGCATCAAGGCCGAAAAGCTGGAAGGCGTGGCCAGCCCGCTGACCATGGCGGATGAAGAAATCATCCACAAGGCTATTGGCTGCAAGGTCGGTTCGCTCGGCCCGATAGGACTTAATATTCCTGTCATGGTGGATCGCGCCGCCGCGGCCCTGGCCGACTTTGTCTGTGGTGCCAACACAGAGGGCAAACACCTCACCGGTGTGAACTGGGTCCGCGACCTGCCGGAACCGGCTGCTATAGTGGACATACGTAACGTGCTTGAAGGCGACCCCAGCCCGGATGGCCAGGGCACACTGTCGATCGCCCGTGGCATCGAGGTCGGTCACATATTCCAGCTCGGCCAGAAATACAGTGCCGCCATGGATGCCAATGTGCTGGATGAAAACGGCAAGCAGCAGACCATGACCATGGGCTGTTACGGCATCGGCGTGACCCGCGTGGTGGCTGCCGCCATAGAGCAAAACCATGATGACAACGGCATTATCTGGCCGGATGCCATCGCGCCGTTTAACGTCGCCCTGCTGCCGATGAATATGCATAAGTCGCAGCGCGTTCGCGAAGCCACGGAAAGCCTCTATACTCAGTTACAGGCGGCCGGTTTTGATGTGCTGTTTGATGACCGCAAGGAACGCCCCGGCGTCATGTTCGCGGATATGGAGTTGGTGGGTATTCCACACCGTATCGTCGTCGGCGAGAAAGGCCTGGATGCCGGCACGCTCGAGTACAAGGGCCGCCGCGATACCGACAAGACCGAGATTGCATTGGACAGCGTGATTGAGTTCCTGAAAGAGAAAATTTGTCTCTGA
- a CDS encoding lytic transglycosylase domain-containing protein — translation MIAVHRFFAFYSPTALLRLRRGVAALLLVCTGLVVSSHALAATQEHPDNELRDLLSKAINSADSFEDRFDAEVWLLDMSNRLEKRVPDTRERLNLLKHVHYEASRAELPPELVLSVIHVESNFDRFAISRVGARGMMQIMPFWLKEIGKPDDNLFHLRTNLRMGCTILRHYINKERGNLVRGLARYNGSLGSTRYSDKVLDALAKRWYRR, via the coding sequence ATGATAGCCGTACATCGATTTTTTGCCTTCTATTCTCCAACCGCCCTTTTGCGGTTACGGCGCGGCGTGGCGGCGCTGCTGCTGGTGTGCACCGGTTTGGTAGTTTCCTCGCATGCACTTGCCGCCACACAGGAACACCCCGATAACGAACTGCGTGACCTGCTAAGCAAGGCCATTAACAGTGCCGACAGTTTTGAAGACCGCTTTGATGCCGAGGTCTGGCTGCTGGACATGTCGAACCGACTTGAGAAACGTGTCCCCGATACCCGGGAACGCCTGAACCTTCTTAAGCACGTCCATTACGAAGCCAGCCGTGCCGAGTTGCCCCCCGAGCTGGTCCTGTCCGTGATTCATGTCGAGAGCAATTTTGATCGTTTTGCCATCTCGCGTGTCGGTGCCCGCGGCATGATGCAGATCATGCCCTTCTGGCTCAAGGAGATCGGCAAGCCGGATGACAACCTGTTTCACCTGCGCACCAACCTGCGTATGGGCTGCACGATCCTGCGACACTATATCAACAAGGAACGGGGTAACCTGGTGCGCGGATTGGCGCGTTATAACGGCAGCCTCGGCAGCACCCGTTATTCAGACAAGGTCCTGGATGCGCTGGCCAAGCGTTGGTATCGCAGATAA
- a CDS encoding efflux RND transporter periplasmic adaptor subunit — protein sequence MVCSRNIFLQSLIVGVSLLLSLNTVLAANIDATVNWSQRVEMSTGVSGMVAEVNAKTGERVEKGQLLLALDATRYQAAVLQARAAQRTARYALAEAKREWERAQELYDRTVLSDRDLQLAENAYVAAQASQAKADAALANADKDLADSMIRAPFAAVVIARQVEVGQTVVSQLQAVPMLTLAASDAYIARGRLTVSDLSALRIGEAVDVSTGGQRYRGEIVELGMEPVDAQQGLYAVAVRFPAATDVVRFGQHAVIHLP from the coding sequence ATGGTGTGTTCACGTAATATTTTTTTGCAAAGTCTAATCGTCGGCGTATCGCTGCTGCTGAGCCTTAATACGGTGCTGGCGGCGAATATCGACGCCACCGTGAACTGGTCGCAACGCGTGGAAATGAGCACAGGGGTGTCGGGCATGGTCGCCGAGGTCAATGCGAAGACCGGTGAACGTGTCGAGAAGGGGCAGCTGTTGTTGGCGCTGGATGCCACACGTTACCAGGCGGCAGTGTTACAGGCCCGGGCCGCACAACGCACCGCCCGATACGCCCTGGCGGAGGCCAAGCGCGAATGGGAACGTGCCCAGGAACTTTATGACCGTACGGTATTGTCCGATCGTGACCTGCAACTGGCTGAAAATGCCTACGTTGCCGCACAGGCCAGTCAGGCAAAGGCCGATGCCGCGCTGGCCAATGCCGACAAGGACCTGGCTGACAGCATGATCCGTGCACCCTTTGCCGCTGTAGTGATCGCTCGTCAGGTCGAGGTCGGACAGACCGTTGTTAGCCAGTTACAGGCCGTGCCCATGTTGACCCTCGCCGCCAGTGATGCCTACATCGCCCGGGGCCGGTTAACGGTTTCCGATCTGAGTGCCCTGCGTATTGGCGAGGCCGTTGATGTCAGTACCGGTGGCCAGCGTTACCGGGGTGAGATCGTTGAACTGGGTATGGAACCGGTCGATGCCCAGCAAGGGCTGTATGCCGTCGCCGTCCGCTTCCCTGCCGCCACCGATGTGGTACGTTTCGGGCAACACGCGGTGATCCATTTGCCATGA